The sequence below is a genomic window from Aureispira sp. CCB-E.
TTGACGATTTTATTAGAATGCCAACAAAATTCTAAGAATTGTCAAAGAACAATTTTATCGAAGAGCACCCTAAATGGGGCTCTTTTTGTGTTTTAGAGATAAAGAGTAGTGCAAAAAGAAATATAGTTTACTTGTTATTTTTTTGAACGATTACTTATATTAGCTAACAACGTACTAAGGCGTTTCTAAGTGATAACTGACACACAATCTTATATTGTGCACTCAAACTATACATTGTCCTAAAACAAGAAATCAATGAAAGCATTACTGTTGTTATTATCTATACTGCCAGGATTATTAATTGTATTGTATATCTATTGGCGAGATAGACACGATAGAGAGCCGATTATATACCTAACAATTTGCTTTGTTTTTGGGATGTTTAGTACTTATCCTGCCATCAAGATGGAAGAGTTTGGTATGCGAGATTTAGGAATCTACAATGCTATCAACGATCCGTTTATGACCTTTACTTTTACGTTTGCAGTAGTAGCCTTTAGTGAGGAGTTTGTGAAGTATATTTTTTTGCGATATTATATTTTCCCAAAAAAAGAATTTGACGAACCCATGGATGGAATTGTCTATTCAGTGATGATTAGTATGGGATTTGCAACCCTTGAAAATATTCTCTACGTAGTTGTGCGAGCTGCGAATATAGAAGTTGCCTTTCAGATTGGTTTGTTGAGAATGATCACCGCCGTACCAGGACATGCTATTTTTGCGATACTAATGGGATATTTTGTTGGTTTGGCAAAATTCTCAGAAGAAAAAGGCAATTTGTATTTGGTAATTGGTTTGGTGAGTGCCATTTTGCTACATGGAACCTATGATTTTTTTATTTTTATGCAAATGAAAGAATTCCTAGTTTGGTTTACCTTAATCTTTGGAGTTTTATCTTCTTTAATTTTTCTTCGCAGACACTCTAATAATTCTCCTTATGCAACAGGGAATAGCACCGAAATTGATTTAGATGCTTTTGACAAAGAGGAAGATGGAGGCATTTGAGGAACGAAGAACAAAGGCTTTTTACATTTCTAGTTAATGAGGCATAGCATTTGCATGGATATATTGTATAGAAAAAAAATAGTACGCCTAATTTTTTTCTTATAGGCAGAAAATCAATATTTTATTAGATCCCAATCGGGAATCTAACTGCCCCCAAATATTATCATATCAATCAATAACAAAGAAGTAATATCCCCTTATATATGAATCGTAGAAATTTTCTTAAATTGTCTTCAACAGCCTTGAGTGCTGCTTTATTCTCTAATCCTTTAGACTTGTTAGGAATGCCAATGAATACCCCTAGTTTTACCAAAGCAGATTTTGGACCTGATTTTAAATGGGGAGTGGCAGCTTCTGCTTATCAAATAGAAGGCGCTTGGAACGAGGATGGGAAAGGTCCTTCTATTTGGGATACCTTTACACACAACAAACCCCATAAAATACGAAACAAACATAATTCGGATACTTCGTACAACTTTTATCATAATTATAAAGAAGATATTGCACTAATCAAAGCACTCAATTTTGATGTTTTTCGATTTTCATTTTCTTGGTCTCGAATATTTCCAGAAGGTATCGGACGTGTAAATCAAAAAGGAATCGACTTTTATCATCGAGTGATTGATCGTTGTTTAGAAAAAGGAATTGAGCCTTGGGCGTTGATGTATCATTTTGATCTGCCCCAAGCTTTAGAAGACAAAGGAGGTTGGGCAAATCGAGACATCATCAATTGGTTTGATGAATACGCTCAAAAAGTAACCACAGAATATGGGGATAAGGTAAAAACTTGGTTTGGACAGAATGAACCAATTGGCTTTACATTAGGAGGCTATTTGGCGATGTATCATGCCCCAGGTTATTTTGCCCCTCAAAAATTTTTGAAGGCTATTCATCATGCCTTGATGTGCCAAGCATCCTCTGGACGGATTATGCGAGAGAATGTAAAGGATGGTCAGGTTGGAGCAGCGCTTTCTTGTGCATATGTAAGCCCTAAAAACCAAAAAAAGAAACACGTAGAAGCGGCACATCGAATGGATATTCTCCTTAATAGATTGTGCATTGAACCTCATTTGGGGTTGGGTTACCCAACGGAACGCTTCCCGTTTTTAGATAAAATTCACCGTTATGTTCAAGAGGGCGATTTAGAAAAGTTGAAATTTGATTTTGACTTTATAGGCTTACAAAACTATACACAATTTGTTGCTAGGCATGCTTTGCTGCCTTGTGTTTGGGCCTTTGAGCAAAAGCCAGAAAATAGAGGGGTGCCACCAGAAATGATTACAGAAATGGGGTGGGAGGTTTGCCCAGAAGGTATTTACAAAATTATTAAGCAGTATGCTGCTTATGAAAATCTTCCTCCTATTATGATTACAGAAAATGGCTGTGCCATGCCCGATAAATTGGAAAATGGGCGGGTACACGATACACGTAGAATTGAGTTTTATAAGAGCTATCTAGAACAAGTGTTAAAGGCTAAAAATGAAGGGGTAGATATAAGAGGATATTTTGCGTGGACGATTATGGATAATTTTGAATGGGCAGAAGGTTTTGATCCTCGGTTTGGGTTGGTTCATGTCGATTGGGATACTCAAAAAAGAACGATAAAAGATTCTGGACTTTGGTTTCAGGAGTTTTTAAAAGATGAACTGTACGACTAGATGTTTGAGGAGGAACCTAAATTTTACATAGAGCAAAATTGGGGCGTGTTTTGGGGGCGTTTTATCAACAATGCGTTTCATAAGCATTATGCTATTCAATTGAGCTTTGCCGAAGAAATGCCAGTACAAGTGATGACAACAGATGGGCATAAGCATATTTATGATTGTACATTGGTCAAAAGTAACGTGACGCATCAGCTGGTTTGTAATGGGCGACATTTAATCCTTTTATTTAGTCCAATTACTTCTATGGGACAATTTCTTTCTCAATTGAGTGCTGATGACGTAATTTTATTAAAACACTCTATTGCAGAGGAAGTTCAATTACTTTTGTCCCAATTAGTTCGCCGTCAAATTGATTTTAAAAAATTTATAGAATTAATTAAGGTTCGTTTAGAGCAATTTAATGGTGCTTGTTTGACGCAACGACATTTAGTAGATGAGCGGATAGAGCGTGCTTTGTCGTATCTCGAAGCGAATAAGAATAGAGTCGTTCCTCTTGCCGAAATTGCCAAAGAAAACTTTTTGTCTCCGAGTAGGTTTCTACACCTGTTCAAAGATGTCTTGGGAATTACTTATCGTAGGGCGCAGCTATGGATTAAAATTTGCCATTCCTTCGCCTACCTTCAAAAACATAGTATTACAGATACTGCTTATCAATACGGCTTTGCGGATAGTGCCCATTATTCCAAAGTATTTAAACAAAACTTTGGCTTTTCGCCTAAGTTTATAAAAACTGCCCTTCGCGAAGAAATACCCAAATAGAGAATAGCCATTTTGTACATGTTTTCTCTTTTTATTCATCGGATATTTGTGTAAGAATTATAGTTTGATAACACAAGTTACACGATTGTCATAGTGATAATATCCCAACGAATTCTATTCTGTTGATATGGCGAATAAGTAGCAACAAATGAATAAAAAATGAAATACACAGTTGTACTGACACCTCAAATGCAAAATACGTTATTGCGCCCTACTCGTATTTTGGATTATAATCACCCATCTATACAAGCATTAATTGCTCAACAAAATTGGAATGCATTGGATACGATCAACAAAGTGAAGTCTATTTATAACTACGTGCGAGATGAAATTCTGTTTGGGTATAATACCAGTGACGATATTAAAGCCTCTGAAGTTCTGAAAGATGGCTATGGGCAATGCAATACCAAATCAAGCTTGCTAATGGCTTTGTTGAGAGGTGTTGGAGTGCCGAATCGAATTCATGGCTTTACAATTGATAAAGCTTTGCAAAAAGGAGCCGTTCAAGGCTTGTGGTATTGGTTAACCCCACAAAATATTCTGCATAGTTGGGTAGAAGTGTATATCGATGGAAGCTGGTATTTTTTGGAAGGCGTTATTTTGGATAAAACCTATTTAGGAGCTTTGCAAGAGCAAAATCGGGATTGTTCAACTACTTTTTGTGGTTATGGAGCTTATACAGATTCGTTTCAAAACCCTCCTATTGACTGGAATTTAAATCACACCTACATTCAGAAAAAAGGCATCAACCAAGATTTTGGTCGCTTTGATACACCCGATGCGTTTTATGCCAAGCACCAACAAAAACTAGGAAAATTGAAAGCATTTGTCTTTCAACACGTAGTTCGGCATACTATGAATAAAAATGTACAGAATATACGGAAAAGGAAAAAGTAGTTGTTTTTGGGGGAATTGAATTTATAGAGTAAGGAAGAATCAAGTTACTACATTTCCAAATCCATTTAGCTACGAAACCACCATCAAAGTAGAGAGTCTACGAATTAAGAGATGATGGCGAATTGTTGAATAACTTCTACAGGAAAAGTGATGGTTCGATAAATCTTTGTAAGCATTTTTTGCTCTAAGAGGATAAAAGAGTAAAAAAAGCACCCTAATGTTTTATAAAAAAGAAGCTGTCAGGATACGTTTCCTGGCAGCTTCTAATAGATTTATTTTTGCTTAGATATTAATTGGCTTTCTCCGATAAGAAGGTCAAACGAACCAAAGCAATTTCTTCCATTGAAATGTCATCCTCTTCCAGCTCTTTTAATGCTTCGTCAAGCGAATCAGAAGTGGCCGTTGACATGAAATAATCCATAATATCCTCAAAAATCTCTTCGTCGAGCATTTCTTCTGTATAATAGTTAATATCTAGTTTGGTTCCAGAATTAACAATCATATACATTTCATGCAATAAGTCTTCCATAGACAAGCCCAACGTCTCGGCAATGTCCTCAAAAGGAATTTTTTTATCAATACTTTGAATGATCGTGACTTTGTTTTTAGATTTTTTAGCAACGGACTTAATGACAAAATCAACAGGGCGTATAATATCGTTGTCATCTACATATTTCTGAATTGCTTTGATAAACTCACGACCGTATCGGCGAGCTTTTCCTTCACTTACACCAGAGATATTTTTCATTTCTTCAATAGAAAGAGGGTAACGTGTCGCCATTTCCTCGATAGAGGGCTCTTGAAAAACAACAAAAGGAGGTACATCTTTTTGTTGCGCTACTTTTTTGCGAACAGCCATCAAGATATTAAACAATGCTTTGTCCAAAACAGATGTATTGGCTTCAGCAGCAGCAGCTTCTTCTTCCTCTGCTTCTTTGATAAAATCATGATTCAACGCAATTTTGAAAGAGGTAGGTTGTTCTATAAACGTTCGACCAGCAGGAGTTAGTTTTATAATGCCATACGTTTCAATATCTTTGACAAGTAAGTTATTAAGCAATGCTTGTCTCAATATAGAGTTCCAATAATGCGCGTCTTTATCTTTTCCAGTACCAAAAAGAGATAATTTGTCGTATTTAAAATCTAAAATATTTTTGGTTTTATTAGCAACGATAAAATCAACAATCTCTTTGATATGGCAATTTTCTAAAAGTTGCTCTACTACTCTTAGGGCTAGTTGAACATCTTGTTTGGCTTCGATGGTTTCGCGAGGATACTTGCAATTATCACACATTTTTTCTTCACTACAACTACTATCGGTATATTCTTCCCCAAAGTAATGTAACAAGAATCGACGTCTGCAAGAAGACGTTTCGGAGTAGGCTATAATTTCAGATAGCAACTGACTACCCATTTCTCGTTCAGAAACAGGTTTGTCTCGCAAGAATTTTTCTAGTCGCAAAATATCTTTGTGCGAATAATAGGCAATGCATTTGCCTTCTAAACCATCTCGACCAGCACGACCTGTTTCTTGATAATAATTTTCAATACTTTTAGGAATGTCATAATGGACAACAAATCGAACATCAGGTTTGTCAATTCCCATTCCAAAAGCGATGGTAGCACAAATGACGTCAATTTTTTCCATCAAAAAAGCGTCTTGCGTATCACTTCTTACTTTGGCATCTAAACCAGCGTGATAAGGAGCAGCATTAATGTCATTGACATTAAGTAGTTGAGCAATTTCTTCTGTTGCCTTTCTACTTTGAACATAAATGATTCCCGATTTGCCATTCATACTTTTGACAAATTGAACAATATTTTTTAGAACATCTTCTTTTTTTGCTTTCGGGCGGACTTCGTAGTATAAATTGTCACGATTAAAAGAAGAGACAAATTCGTTGTGATTGCTCATTCTAAGGGTTTTGATAATATCCATGCGAACCTTAGGAGTAGCAGTAGCTGTTAGGGCAATAATAGGAATTTGTTTTTCCATGGTTTCAATCATCGAACGAATGCGACGATACTCAGGACGAAAATCATGTCCCCACTCTGAGATACAATGCGCCTCATCAATAGCGATAAATGAAATATTGGTATTGGCAAAGAAAGTTAAGTTTTCTTCCTTGGTTAATGTTTCAGGAGCAACATATAATAATTTGGTACGTCCTTCTGTAATATCTTTTTTGACCGCTTTGATTTGTGTGCGTGTCAAAGAAGAATTTAAAAAGTGTGCAATAGAATCTGAATCGGCAAAAGATCGGATAGAATCTACTTGATTTTTCATTAACGCAATCAATGGAGAGATAACAAGCGCTGTTCCCTCTACCATCAATGCTGGAAGTTGATAGCACAATGATTTTCCACCACCAGTAGGCATTATAACAAAGGTGTCGTGCCCACTCAAGATACTTTCTATAACTTCCTGTTGAGTGCCTTTAAATTTGCTAAAACCAAAGAATTTTTTCAGCGAATCGTGCAAGCTTATATTTTCTGTTTCCATACTCGAAAAGAGTTTCTTATTTGTTTTTCTCCATAAAGAGAAGGTAATCTATATCTTAAATATATAGAAAAAATGTTTGGCATGCTAGCGTGGGGAATTTTGCATTATTACATCTTTTAGCGCCCAAAACCGGGGTATTGAAAGTACAAAAAAATAACTAGCAATTCAAAATTAAATGTATAATTTTCAACTTAATAAAACTCAAAAAAATAGCTTCATAGACACACTCATAAACTGATTTAAGACCTTTAAGGAATAGGACAGGCTTCAAAGATACCAACAATTCTATGGAATAAGGACAGTTTCTAAACCAGGTAATAAAGGACTATCATAGTGTAGCCAAAGCATCACTACAGCTTTTTTTGAGTTCAAAAAATCACTGATTTGCTATCAAAAATTATTCCTAAGTGGATAAGTGTCTAATCTAAATAAATAATAAGTTATTGATGATTTAATTTTGCCCTCAATTTCTTTGAGTAATCGCGTTATATAGGCTATAATTAAGTTGTTCCAGTTGGATGTATAGTCACGTTATTTTTGTTTATACTATTCCTTTTTGGTACCACATGGGTTCCATTCCATTTTATGGCAAGGATTAACATCTCAAAAGTTAAAAAAAATAGTACCTAATAGATAAAAGCAGGGCAATACTCGGTATTCGACATATATTCAAAAATAAAAAGTATAAGCTTAAGTTGTTATTTTATACATAGCTTATAGTTTTATTATAATCATTTTATTATTTTTATAATGAAAATTAGCGTTCTTTAGACTTAAAGAGAGTGAGTTATGTCTTTTTTATAAGCCCTAGAATGGGTTGAAGGATACGAAACAATTAAAAAATAAGAAATATAATGATTATTAGATTTGTAAAAATGACTTTTCAAGAACAATATGTAGAAGGTTTTTTAAAAGCTGTTGACGAACGAAAAGAACGGATTCGAAATTTTGAAGGCTGTACCTATCTTCAAATTGTTCAAGATATTCACCAGCCCAATGTTATTTTTTCTCATAGTTATTGGGATAGTGAGGAAGATTTGAATAATTACCGACACTCTGATTTTTTTGGTGAAATATGGAAAGAAACAAAACCAAAATTTGCTGCAAAAGCAGAAGCTTGGAGCGTACAGAATGTTTACGAATTGCCTTAAAGTTTATGGCATTAGTTTGAACCTTATTTTATATGAAAATAGTACCACATTGGTTGTTCGTAAGATGTTTTTGAAATTATAGCTTTTTTAAGCTTTAATAACCAATGTAGTATAAGGTGCTTTTTTTGTGTTTTTACCAGCCAAGCTTTTTGCCAATTGAGCTTGTTGAGTAGCCCTGTCTAAGTCACACAAAAGCCAAAGGACAGGTCTACTTAGTAGTAATGTAGCTAAATATCACTTGAACAGAACAACTTTTTTTTTGTTTAACAGACATCAACCCTTTCTGTTGATTTGTTCTGAAAAAGCATTTTGGGAATGTTCCTTATTCTTATTAAAAGTAGCTCTTAAGCAACGACACTTATAGACCAACAAATTAACACAAATTAAAACTAAATGTTATGAAGCAAATTTTATTTACACTATTACTACTTTGTAGTTTTTGGAACTATGGAAGTGGACAGATTCAGTATACAGGGTGCACTGGGGCTTTAGCAGGTCCTTACCCTTTTACCTTAAATCAAACAGGAACGACTAATGATGGAGGAACAATAAGAAATACTTATAATAATCCATTTCCTAATTCTCTTTGCGGCATGTCTTGTGCCTACAGAGTAATTTGGAATGTGACACTTAATCAGTGGGAAATCAGATATGACAATGATGGTTCTGGCACTTTCCCAAATCTTTTATACTTCAATACGACAGCCTCTTTTCCTGATCCACCAGATTTAACCTTGGGGACTTGGGTTGATAATTTAGGTATATGTGGAGGTAATGGAAATACATCAATAACAACATTCTCAGGAAATGTTCAAAGCACAGTTTCTTCGGGGGCACCAGAAATAGATGTCTTAGGAAATGGTTTATCTATTGTAGATGGTGACGTGACACCTA
It includes:
- a CDS encoding PrsW family intramembrane metalloprotease encodes the protein MKALLLLLSILPGLLIVLYIYWRDRHDREPIIYLTICFVFGMFSTYPAIKMEEFGMRDLGIYNAINDPFMTFTFTFAVVAFSEEFVKYIFLRYYIFPKKEFDEPMDGIVYSVMISMGFATLENILYVVVRAANIEVAFQIGLLRMITAVPGHAIFAILMGYFVGLAKFSEEKGNLYLVIGLVSAILLHGTYDFFIFMQMKEFLVWFTLIFGVLSSLIFLRRHSNNSPYATGNSTEIDLDAFDKEEDGGI
- a CDS encoding GH1 family beta-glucosidase; amino-acid sequence: MNRRNFLKLSSTALSAALFSNPLDLLGMPMNTPSFTKADFGPDFKWGVAASAYQIEGAWNEDGKGPSIWDTFTHNKPHKIRNKHNSDTSYNFYHNYKEDIALIKALNFDVFRFSFSWSRIFPEGIGRVNQKGIDFYHRVIDRCLEKGIEPWALMYHFDLPQALEDKGGWANRDIINWFDEYAQKVTTEYGDKVKTWFGQNEPIGFTLGGYLAMYHAPGYFAPQKFLKAIHHALMCQASSGRIMRENVKDGQVGAALSCAYVSPKNQKKKHVEAAHRMDILLNRLCIEPHLGLGYPTERFPFLDKIHRYVQEGDLEKLKFDFDFIGLQNYTQFVARHALLPCVWAFEQKPENRGVPPEMITEMGWEVCPEGIYKIIKQYAAYENLPPIMITENGCAMPDKLENGRVHDTRRIEFYKSYLEQVLKAKNEGVDIRGYFAWTIMDNFEWAEGFDPRFGLVHVDWDTQKRTIKDSGLWFQEFLKDELYD
- a CDS encoding AraC family transcriptional regulator, yielding MFEEEPKFYIEQNWGVFWGRFINNAFHKHYAIQLSFAEEMPVQVMTTDGHKHIYDCTLVKSNVTHQLVCNGRHLILLFSPITSMGQFLSQLSADDVILLKHSIAEEVQLLLSQLVRRQIDFKKFIELIKVRLEQFNGACLTQRHLVDERIERALSYLEANKNRVVPLAEIAKENFLSPSRFLHLFKDVLGITYRRAQLWIKICHSFAYLQKHSITDTAYQYGFADSAHYSKVFKQNFGFSPKFIKTALREEIPK
- a CDS encoding putative quinol monooxygenase, producing the protein MIIRFVKMTFQEQYVEGFLKAVDERKERIRNFEGCTYLQIVQDIHQPNVIFSHSYWDSEEDLNNYRHSDFFGEIWKETKPKFAAKAEAWSVQNVYELP
- the recQ gene encoding DNA helicase RecQ; the encoded protein is METENISLHDSLKKFFGFSKFKGTQQEVIESILSGHDTFVIMPTGGGKSLCYQLPALMVEGTALVISPLIALMKNQVDSIRSFADSDSIAHFLNSSLTRTQIKAVKKDITEGRTKLLYVAPETLTKEENLTFFANTNISFIAIDEAHCISEWGHDFRPEYRRIRSMIETMEKQIPIIALTATATPKVRMDIIKTLRMSNHNEFVSSFNRDNLYYEVRPKAKKEDVLKNIVQFVKSMNGKSGIIYVQSRKATEEIAQLLNVNDINAAPYHAGLDAKVRSDTQDAFLMEKIDVICATIAFGMGIDKPDVRFVVHYDIPKSIENYYQETGRAGRDGLEGKCIAYYSHKDILRLEKFLRDKPVSEREMGSQLLSEIIAYSETSSCRRRFLLHYFGEEYTDSSCSEEKMCDNCKYPRETIEAKQDVQLALRVVEQLLENCHIKEIVDFIVANKTKNILDFKYDKLSLFGTGKDKDAHYWNSILRQALLNNLLVKDIETYGIIKLTPAGRTFIEQPTSFKIALNHDFIKEAEEEEAAAAEANTSVLDKALFNILMAVRKKVAQQKDVPPFVVFQEPSIEEMATRYPLSIEEMKNISGVSEGKARRYGREFIKAIQKYVDDNDIIRPVDFVIKSVAKKSKNKVTIIQSIDKKIPFEDIAETLGLSMEDLLHEMYMIVNSGTKLDINYYTEEMLDEEIFEDIMDYFMSTATSDSLDEALKELEEDDISMEEIALVRLTFLSEKAN
- a CDS encoding transglutaminase family protein, with translation MKYTVVLTPQMQNTLLRPTRILDYNHPSIQALIAQQNWNALDTINKVKSIYNYVRDEILFGYNTSDDIKASEVLKDGYGQCNTKSSLLMALLRGVGVPNRIHGFTIDKALQKGAVQGLWYWLTPQNILHSWVEVYIDGSWYFLEGVILDKTYLGALQEQNRDCSTTFCGYGAYTDSFQNPPIDWNLNHTYIQKKGINQDFGRFDTPDAFYAKHQQKLGKLKAFVFQHVVRHTMNKNVQNIRKRKK